Proteins encoded within one genomic window of Pseudomonas cannabina:
- the gspD gene encoding type II secretion system secretin GspD, with protein MGTFSGVPAIATLRTPVLCLATAVALGGCASQSDTLDPDNGMLQEALQGTGSQRPPVDPRSERPPVEPPSRQTPASPQRQIIKGNQRFIRQPAAAPAARPGETGDIVFNFTNQPIQAVINSIMGDLLHENYSIAQGVKGDVSFSTSKPVNKQQALSILETLLSWTDNAMIKQGNRYVILPSSQAVAGKLVPEMRVAQPSAGMSARLFPLRYISATEMQKLLKPFARENAFLLVDPARNVLSLAGTPEELANYQDTIDTFDVDWLKGMSVGVFGLQRASVGELMPELQKMFGPESGMPLAGMVRFLPIERTNSVVAISSQPEYLHEVGEWIHTIDEGGGNEPQMYVYDVRNMKATDLAKYLRQIYGTGAIKDDSPAKVAPGLRTTTLSSLNSSGGGAGGMSSSSGLGGNGSGMSSGGAFGSSQGLNNSQNSANSESEGDDQSGGDSDSASQDDSGSAGNGKSLDASTRITAQKSSNQLLVRTRPAQWKEIESAIKRLDNPPLQVQIETRILEVKLTGELDMGVQWYLGRLAGNSGTTGNVTNTPGSQGSIGTGGAALAATDSFFYSFVSNNLQVALRALETNGRTQVLSAPSLVVMNNQQAQIQVGDNIPISQTTVNTNASATTLSSVEYVQTGVILDVVPRINPGGLVYMDIQQQVSDADNSANSTDLNGNPRISTRSVSTQVAAQSGQTVLLGGLIKQDNAESVSAVPYLGRIPGLKWLFGNTSKSKDRTELIVLITPRVITSSSQARQVTDDYRQQMQLLKPEVSRTSIQN; from the coding sequence ATGGGTACCTTTTCTGGAGTTCCTGCCATCGCTACCTTGCGCACACCCGTGCTTTGCCTGGCCACCGCCGTCGCCCTTGGCGGCTGCGCGTCTCAGTCAGACACACTCGATCCCGACAATGGCATGCTGCAGGAAGCGCTCCAGGGAACCGGGTCACAACGCCCCCCAGTAGACCCGCGCAGCGAGCGTCCGCCGGTCGAGCCACCTTCCCGGCAGACGCCGGCCTCGCCGCAGCGCCAGATCATCAAGGGCAACCAGCGTTTCATCCGCCAGCCCGCAGCCGCCCCGGCAGCGCGTCCGGGCGAGACCGGTGACATTGTCTTCAATTTCACCAACCAGCCGATTCAGGCGGTGATCAACAGCATCATGGGCGATTTGCTGCACGAGAATTACAGCATTGCCCAAGGCGTGAAGGGCGATGTCAGTTTCTCGACCTCCAAACCGGTCAACAAGCAGCAGGCGCTGTCGATTCTCGAAACGCTGCTGTCCTGGACTGACAACGCCATGATCAAGCAGGGCAACCGCTACGTTATCCTGCCTTCCAGTCAGGCGGTGGCCGGCAAGCTGGTTCCGGAAATGCGCGTGGCGCAACCTTCGGCGGGCATGTCGGCGCGGCTGTTTCCGTTGCGTTACATTTCAGCCACCGAAATGCAGAAACTGCTCAAGCCGTTCGCCCGGGAAAACGCGTTCCTGCTGGTCGACCCGGCGCGCAACGTGCTCAGCCTGGCGGGCACCCCCGAAGAGCTGGCCAACTATCAGGACACTATCGACACCTTTGATGTGGACTGGCTGAAAGGCATGTCGGTTGGCGTATTCGGTCTGCAACGCGCCTCGGTTGGCGAGCTTATGCCTGAACTGCAGAAGATGTTCGGCCCGGAAAGCGGCATGCCGCTCGCGGGCATGGTGCGCTTTCTGCCCATCGAGCGGACCAATTCGGTGGTGGCAATCTCTTCGCAGCCCGAGTACCTGCACGAAGTCGGCGAGTGGATTCACACCATCGATGAGGGCGGCGGCAACGAGCCACAGATGTACGTGTATGACGTGCGCAACATGAAAGCCACCGATCTGGCCAAGTACCTGAGGCAGATCTACGGCACGGGCGCGATCAAGGATGACTCGCCTGCCAAGGTGGCGCCGGGGCTGCGCACCACCACGCTGTCGTCGCTCAATTCCAGCGGCGGTGGCGCGGGCGGCATGAGCAGCTCCAGCGGCCTGGGCGGTAACGGCAGCGGCATGAGCAGTGGTGGCGCTTTTGGCAGCAGCCAAGGGCTGAACAACAGCCAGAACAGTGCCAACAGCGAATCGGAGGGCGACGACCAGAGCGGCGGCGATTCGGATTCCGCCAGTCAGGATGACAGCGGCTCGGCGGGCAACGGCAAGTCGCTCGATGCCAGCACGCGCATCACTGCACAGAAGAGCAGCAACCAGTTGTTGGTGCGCACGCGTCCTGCACAATGGAAGGAAATCGAGTCGGCCATCAAACGTCTCGACAACCCGCCGCTGCAAGTGCAGATCGAGACGCGCATTCTGGAAGTCAAGCTGACCGGCGAACTGGACATGGGGGTGCAGTGGTACCTGGGGCGTCTGGCAGGTAATTCGGGTACGACTGGAAACGTCACCAACACTCCGGGCAGCCAGGGATCGATCGGTACCGGCGGCGCTGCATTGGCTGCAACTGACTCGTTCTTCTACTCCTTCGTCAGTAATAACCTGCAAGTGGCACTGCGTGCGCTGGAAACCAACGGCCGCACCCAAGTGCTGTCGGCACCCTCGCTGGTGGTCATGAACAACCAGCAGGCACAGATTCAGGTTGGCGACAATATCCCGATCAGCCAGACCACGGTCAACACCAACGCCTCGGCCACCACGCTGAGCAGCGTCGAATACGTGCAGACCGGTGTCATTCTCGACGTTGTGCCGCGCATCAATCCGGGCGGCCTGGTGTACATGGATATTCAGCAGCAAGTGAGTGACGCCGACAACAGCGCCAACTCCACTGACCTGAATGGAAATCCGCGTATTTCGACCCGCTCGGTGTCGACCCAAGTGGCCGCGCAGAGTGGTCAGACGGTGCTGTTGGGCGGCCTGATCAAGCAGGACAACGCCGAGTCGGTCAGTGCTGTGCCTTATCTCGGGCGCATCCCCGGCCTGAAATGGTTGTTCGGCAATACCAGCAAATCCAAGGACCGCACCGAGCTGATCGTGCTGATCACGCCTCGGGTCATCACCAGCAGCAGCCAGGCGCGTCAGGTGACGGATGACTACCGTCAGCAGATGCAATTGCTCAAACCCGAGGTTTCGCGGACCAGCATTCAGAATTGA
- a CDS encoding alpha/beta hydrolase produces MLKFIAALLFAVAGLAQAQDTLHTDLPLDYLAQVNAEKPDQPLVIFIHGYGSNAADLFGLKDQLPAVYNYLSVQAPVELQPDSYKWFTQKPGVPDYDGVTEDLKSSGKQLTAFITQATEKFHTQPSKVFLVGFSQGAMMSYEVALRQPTLVGGFAALSGRLLPVVKSEVRPANELKVLKVFIGHGMQDRQVVYASGPQAEATLKSLGLMPQFHGYEGLGHNISEAEVLDLANWLQQSTR; encoded by the coding sequence ATGCTGAAATTTATCGCTGCCTTGTTGTTTGCCGTCGCCGGACTGGCGCAGGCGCAGGACACCCTGCACACGGACCTGCCGCTGGACTACCTGGCGCAGGTTAATGCCGAAAAGCCTGACCAGCCGCTGGTGATTTTCATCCACGGCTACGGCAGCAATGCCGCTGACCTGTTCGGGCTCAAGGATCAGCTGCCGGCCGTTTACAACTATCTGTCGGTGCAGGCCCCCGTCGAACTGCAGCCTGACAGCTACAAATGGTTCACCCAGAAGCCAGGCGTGCCGGACTACGACGGCGTGACTGAAGACCTGAAAAGCAGCGGCAAGCAGCTGACAGCATTCATCACGCAGGCCACTGAAAAATTTCATACGCAGCCTAGCAAGGTATTTCTGGTCGGCTTCAGCCAAGGCGCGATGATGAGTTATGAAGTTGCGTTGCGTCAGCCGACACTGGTCGGCGGCTTTGCGGCATTGAGCGGGCGCCTGCTGCCGGTGGTCAAGTCTGAAGTCAGACCGGCCAACGAATTGAAGGTCTTGAAAGTCTTCATCGGCCATGGCATGCAGGATCGTCAGGTGGTCTACGCCAGCGGCCCGCAAGCCGAGGCAACCCTGAAGTCGCTCGGCCTGATGCCGCAGTTTCACGGCTATGAAGGCCTTGGGCACAACATCAGCGAGGCTGAAGTGCTGGACCTGGCGAACTGGCTGCAACAGTCAACCCGCTAG
- a CDS encoding MFS transporter, with product MPHSSQSPNNAVTMTPGLVMLFAFCCGAIVANIYYAQPIIELIAPDIGLSSTAASLIVSLTQIGYALGLFFLVPLGDLLENRRLMLVTTVVAVLSLLGAAFAEQPNLFLLVSLLVGFSSVSVQMLIPLAAHLAPEESRGRVVGSIMGGLLLGILLARPIASLVADHFGWRAVFGSAAVVMIGISVVLATTMPKRFPDHRASYGQLLFSLWTLLRTQPVLRQRAFYQACMFATFSLFWTAAPLELSRNHGLSQTQIAIFALIGAIGAIAAPISGRLADAGYTRIASLGALLLGALSFLPGLIHPVYSVIGLAVTGVVLDFCVQTSMVLGQRTVYALDAASRSRLNALYTTSIFIGGSIGSAVASPLFDHGGWTWVMIAGTLLPLTALLALLRDRARQNA from the coding sequence ATGCCCCACTCGTCCCAATCCCCGAATAATGCCGTGACCATGACGCCCGGTCTGGTGATGCTGTTCGCGTTCTGCTGCGGCGCGATTGTCGCCAACATTTACTACGCACAACCGATCATCGAGCTGATTGCGCCTGATATCGGACTGTCGAGCACTGCGGCCAGTCTGATCGTGTCACTGACGCAGATCGGTTATGCGCTGGGTCTGTTCTTTCTGGTGCCGCTGGGTGATTTGCTGGAAAACCGCAGGCTGATGCTGGTCACCACGGTGGTTGCGGTGCTCAGCTTGCTGGGCGCTGCTTTTGCCGAACAGCCGAATCTGTTTCTGCTGGTGTCGTTGCTGGTGGGTTTCAGTTCGGTGTCGGTGCAGATGCTGATTCCGCTGGCGGCGCATCTGGCACCGGAAGAATCGCGCGGCCGGGTGGTCGGCAGCATCATGGGCGGGTTGCTGCTGGGGATTTTGCTGGCGCGGCCCATCGCCAGTCTGGTGGCTGACCATTTCGGCTGGCGTGCGGTGTTCGGTTCGGCGGCCGTGGTGATGATCGGTATCAGTGTGGTGCTGGCGACGACCATGCCGAAACGCTTTCCGGACCATCGTGCGTCCTACGGCCAGTTGCTGTTCTCGCTGTGGACTCTTTTGCGTACTCAGCCGGTGTTGCGCCAGCGTGCGTTTTACCAGGCCTGCATGTTCGCAACATTCAGTCTGTTCTGGACCGCCGCACCGCTGGAGCTGTCGCGCAATCACGGCCTGTCGCAAACCCAGATCGCAATCTTTGCCCTGATCGGTGCCATTGGCGCCATCGCCGCGCCCATCAGCGGTCGGCTGGCGGACGCCGGCTACACCCGGATAGCGTCACTGGGCGCATTGCTGCTCGGCGCACTGAGTTTCCTGCCGGGCCTGATTCACCCTGTCTACAGCGTGATCGGCCTGGCAGTGACCGGCGTGGTGCTGGATTTCTGCGTGCAAACCAGCATGGTGCTGGGCCAGCGCACCGTCTACGCACTGGATGCCGCGAGCCGCAGCCGACTCAACGCGCTGTACACGACCAGCATTTTCATCGGCGGTTCGATTGGCTCGGCGGTGGCCAGCCCGTTGTTCGACCACGGCGGTTGGACCTGGGTCATGATCGCAGGCACGCTGCTGCCGTTGACTGCACTGCTGGCGTTGCTCAGGGATCGCGCCAGGCAGAATGCGTAA
- a CDS encoding efflux RND transporter permease subunit, which translates to MKERFNLSAWGLRHRTLVWYMMFVSLLMGSWSFLNLGREEDPSFAIKTMVIQARWPGATLPDTLQQVTDRLEKKLEEIDALDYVKSYTLAGESTIFVFLKSETRSADIPAAWYQVRKKINDVRAELPSGIQGPAFNDEFGDVFGSIYAFTADGLSFRQLRDYVEQVRADIRSVPNLGKIELLGAQREVIYLNFSIRKLAALGIDQRQVLQSLQAQNSVTPAGVMEAGPERIAVRASGQFSSEEDLEAVNLRFGDRFFRLSDLATIERRYADPPSSLFRFNGQPAIGLAVAMKQGGNIQAFGTQLQQRIEDLTTELPLGIDVHLVSSQAEVVENAIGGFTHALFEAILIVLVVSFISLGIRAGLVVACSIPLVLALVFVFMEYSGITMQRISLGALIIALGLLVDDAMITVEMMVTRLESGDSLPQAATYAYTSTAFPMLTGTLVTVAGFVPIGLNSSSAGEYVFTMFAVIAVALLLSWLVAVLFAPLIGVHILKASAQHAAPGRWARGFSHLLNKALDYRGWVIGLTVLLFIGSLFAGKLLQNQFFPDSDRPEILVDIYMPQNSSIDGTRQTMDRFEATLKDDPDVLRWSSYVGKGAVRFYLPLDQQLSNPFYGQLVIVSQGGVARDRLIERLRQRFRDDYVGVGGYVQPLNMGPPVGWPVQYRVSGPDIEQVRSQAMALAAILDANPNIGQVIYDWNEPGKVLKIDIAQDKVRQFGLSSEDVAQILNSLVTGTTITQVRDSTYLIDLVGRAESDERSSVQTLSNLQIPTPDGSTVPLLAFATLGYEQEQPLVWRRDRLPTITLKANVLGKLQPAALVKQLKPEVDAFSANLPLRYSVATGGAVEASARSQGPILKVVPLMLLLVVSFLMIQLHSVKKILLVVSVVPLGLIGVVAALLISGYPLGFVAILGVLALIGIIIRNSVILVTQIDEFIAAGESAWSSVVKATEHRCRPILLTAAAASLGMIPIAREVFWGPMAIAMIGGIAMATLLTLFFLPALYVVSYGIKRAD; encoded by the coding sequence GTGAAGGAGCGTTTCAATCTGTCGGCCTGGGGGCTCAGGCATCGCACACTGGTCTGGTACATGATGTTCGTTTCACTGCTGATGGGCAGTTGGTCATTCCTGAATCTGGGCCGCGAGGAAGATCCGTCGTTCGCCATCAAGACCATGGTCATTCAGGCCCGCTGGCCGGGTGCGACCTTGCCCGACACCCTGCAACAGGTCACCGACCGGCTGGAAAAGAAGCTCGAAGAAATCGATGCGCTGGATTATGTAAAAAGTTACACGCTGGCCGGTGAATCAACGATTTTCGTGTTCCTCAAGAGTGAAACCCGCAGCGCCGACATCCCGGCCGCGTGGTATCAGGTGCGCAAAAAGATCAACGACGTGCGCGCCGAGCTGCCGAGCGGCATTCAGGGCCCGGCGTTCAACGACGAATTCGGTGACGTATTCGGTAGCATCTACGCCTTCACCGCCGATGGTCTTTCGTTTCGCCAACTGCGTGATTACGTCGAACAGGTACGCGCCGATATCCGCAGCGTACCCAACCTGGGCAAGATCGAACTGCTCGGCGCGCAGCGCGAAGTCATCTACCTGAATTTTTCCATCCGCAAACTGGCGGCGCTCGGCATCGATCAACGTCAGGTGCTGCAAAGCCTGCAAGCGCAGAACTCGGTCACTCCGGCAGGCGTCATGGAAGCCGGGCCCGAGCGCATTGCGGTGCGTGCCAGCGGTCAGTTCAGCAGTGAAGAAGACCTTGAGGCGGTCAACCTGCGTTTCGGCGACCGGTTCTTCCGCCTCAGCGATCTGGCGACCATTGAACGCCGTTATGCCGACCCGCCCTCCTCGCTGTTCCGTTTCAACGGCCAACCGGCGATCGGCCTGGCGGTGGCCATGAAGCAAGGCGGCAACATTCAGGCGTTCGGCACGCAATTGCAGCAGCGCATCGAGGATCTGACCACCGAACTGCCGCTGGGCATCGACGTGCATCTGGTGTCCAGCCAGGCGGAAGTAGTCGAAAACGCCATCGGCGGCTTCACCCACGCGCTGTTCGAAGCGATCCTGATTGTGCTGGTGGTCAGCTTCATCAGCCTCGGCATTCGTGCCGGTCTGGTAGTGGCCTGTTCGATCCCGCTGGTATTGGCGCTGGTCTTCGTCTTCATGGAGTACAGCGGCATCACCATGCAGCGCATCTCGCTCGGCGCGCTGATCATCGCCCTCGGGCTGCTGGTCGACGATGCGATGATCACCGTGGAAATGATGGTCACCCGCCTGGAAAGCGGCGACTCGCTACCGCAGGCCGCCACCTACGCTTACACCTCGACCGCATTCCCGATGCTGACTGGCACATTGGTGACGGTGGCCGGTTTCGTGCCCATCGGCCTGAATTCCAGTTCAGCGGGCGAATACGTGTTCACCATGTTCGCCGTCATCGCCGTGGCGCTATTGCTGTCCTGGCTGGTGGCGGTGCTGTTTGCGCCGCTGATCGGCGTGCACATCCTCAAGGCCTCGGCGCAACACGCCGCGCCAGGCCGCTGGGCGCGGGGTTTCAGTCACCTGCTGAACAAGGCGCTCGACTATCGCGGGTGGGTAATCGGCCTCACCGTGCTGCTGTTCATCGGCTCTCTGTTCGCCGGCAAACTGCTGCAAAACCAGTTCTTTCCGGATTCCGACCGCCCGGAAATTCTGGTCGATATCTACATGCCGCAAAACAGTTCCATCGACGGCACACGCCAGACCATGGATCGCTTTGAAGCCACGCTCAAGGACGATCCCGATGTGCTGCGCTGGAGCTCATATGTCGGCAAGGGCGCGGTGCGTTTCTACCTGCCGCTGGATCAACAATTGAGCAACCCGTTCTATGGGCAACTGGTGATCGTCAGTCAGGGTGGCGTAGCGCGCGATCGCCTGATCGAACGCCTGCGACAGCGCTTTCGGGACGACTACGTCGGCGTGGGTGGCTACGTGCAGCCGCTGAACATGGGCCCGCCCGTCGGCTGGCCGGTGCAGTATCGGGTCAGTGGCCCGGACATCGAACAGGTCCGCAGCCAGGCCATGGCGCTGGCCGCCATTCTCGACGCCAACCCCAATATAGGCCAGGTGATCTATGACTGGAACGAACCGGGCAAGGTGCTGAAGATCGACATCGCCCAGGACAAAGTGCGTCAGTTTGGCCTGTCGTCCGAAGACGTGGCGCAGATCCTCAACAGCCTGGTCACCGGCACCACCATCACCCAAGTGCGTGACAGCACTTACCTGATCGACCTGGTGGGCCGCGCCGAAAGCGACGAACGCAGCTCGGTGCAGACCCTCAGCAACCTGCAAATCCCGACACCGGATGGTTCGACCGTGCCACTGCTGGCATTCGCCACACTCGGTTACGAGCAGGAGCAACCACTGGTCTGGCGTCGTGACCGGTTGCCGACCATCACCCTCAAGGCCAACGTGCTGGGCAAGCTGCAACCGGCCGCACTGGTCAAGCAATTGAAACCGGAGGTCGACGCCTTCAGCGCCAACCTGCCACTGCGCTACTCGGTCGCCACCGGAGGAGCAGTCGAGGCCAGCGCACGCTCACAAGGGCCGATCCTGAAAGTCGTGCCGCTGATGCTGCTATTGGTGGTGAGTTTTCTGATGATCCAGCTGCACAGCGTGAAAAAGATCCTGCTGGTGGTCAGCGTGGTGCCACTCGGGCTGATCGGGGTGGTCGCTGCGTTGTTGATTTCCGGCTACCCGCTGGGCTTCGTGGCGATCCTCGGCGTGCTGGCGCTGATCGGCATCATCATCCGCAACTCGGTAATCCTGGTGACCCAGATCGACGAATTCATCGCCGCTGGTGAAAGTGCCTGGTCGTCGGTGGTCAAAGCCACCGAACACCGCTGCCGCCCGATTCTGCTGACCGCAGCGGCCGCAAGTCTCGGCATGATCCCGATCGCCCGCGAAGTGTTCTGGGGGCCGATGGCCATCGCCATGATCGGCGGCATCGCCATGGCCACCTTGCTGACGTTGTTTTTTCTGCCGGCGCTGTATGTGGTGAGTTATGGGATCAAGCGGGCGGACTGA
- a CDS encoding efflux RND transporter periplasmic adaptor subunit — MSPASDKPRPRCAFWLFCALIIVLPGCRDKPLRPVAERPVLFTEIVDPRNAASGRFAGTIQPQYEVALGFRVAGRMAMRHAQIGQQVRKGDLLATLDPGDQQHQLRARQAEVGKARAAWQQARDEHVRYDQLYERGIGSRAHLDQLNSDLRTQDAIRQQTDVALQQANDHVSYTRLTAEFDGLVTGWHAEVGQVIATGQPVVSLARPESREAVVDLPLGLLGAQADNRQINVISQLDEHVSALAKVRQLAPQIDAGTRTQRVRLALQHTPDSFRLGSTVTVEISGAAPNLHELPGSAVLERDGKTQVWVIDPSTSTLSPRSVQVLARNGSNVQLGGELHAGEKVVIAGVNGMQAGQKVRMQREVSL; from the coding sequence ATGAGCCCGGCGTCAGACAAACCCCGACCGAGATGCGCCTTCTGGTTGTTTTGCGCCCTGATCATCGTGCTGCCGGGCTGCCGCGACAAGCCGCTACGTCCGGTCGCCGAACGCCCCGTGCTGTTTACCGAGATCGTCGACCCGCGTAACGCCGCATCCGGCCGCTTCGCCGGCACTATTCAGCCGCAATATGAAGTGGCACTCGGTTTTCGCGTCGCCGGACGCATGGCGATGCGTCATGCGCAAATCGGGCAACAGGTGCGCAAAGGCGACCTGCTCGCGACCCTTGACCCCGGTGATCAGCAGCATCAACTGCGCGCACGGCAGGCAGAAGTCGGCAAGGCCCGGGCAGCCTGGCAACAGGCGCGAGACGAGCACGTCCGTTATGACCAGTTGTACGAACGCGGCATCGGTTCGCGGGCGCATCTGGATCAATTGAACAGCGACCTGCGTACGCAAGACGCGATCCGCCAACAGACCGATGTCGCTCTGCAACAAGCCAATGATCATGTGTCCTACACCCGATTGACCGCCGAGTTCGACGGTCTGGTGACTGGCTGGCACGCCGAGGTCGGTCAGGTGATTGCAACCGGCCAACCGGTGGTCAGCCTGGCGCGCCCGGAAAGCCGCGAAGCGGTTGTCGATCTGCCCTTGGGGTTGCTTGGCGCGCAGGCTGATAACCGGCAGATCAACGTCATCTCCCAGTTGGATGAACACGTATCGGCTCTGGCGAAGGTTCGCCAACTGGCGCCGCAGATCGATGCGGGGACGCGCACCCAACGCGTGCGTCTGGCCTTGCAGCACACACCGGACAGCTTCCGGCTGGGCTCGACCGTTACCGTGGAAATCAGTGGCGCCGCACCGAACCTTCACGAGCTGCCCGGCAGCGCCGTGCTGGAGCGTGACGGCAAGACCCAGGTGTGGGTGATCGATCCGTCGACATCGACGCTTAGCCCGCGTTCGGTGCAGGTGTTAGCGCGCAACGGCTCGAATGTACAGCTCGGTGGCGAGCTGCATGCGGGCGAAAAAGTGGTGATTGCCGGGGTCAACGGCATGCAGGCCGGACAAAAGGTGCGTATGCAACGAGAGGTCAGTTTGTGA
- a CDS encoding efflux RND transporter periplasmic adaptor subunit, protein MAAYLIGQCHPLTTFSLATQLRALCRACGIFRPLNFNTFHPALALGLVSLLSLSACSAGKSADKALVRVAVQPVTAMNITNSVVLTGDIQARKVTEQAFRVSGKLVKRYVDVGDRVRANQVLARLDPREQKNDLASVNAEVAVRESRLHLAEQNYQRQQILLPKGYTNLSEYQKARSGLDSARGDLAALQAQRATARDQVGYTELVAVANGVITARHAEEGQVVQAATPVFSLAHDGEREAVFFAYESLLRSDQTGVSITVSPLGQPNIRLSGVIREITPIVSAANGTLRVRVALPDDATVPALGSVVSARLETRSQSAFALPWSALSRTQGKPAVWLVDEQATVRLAPVKVLRYEQGQVLVSEGLSEGDQVVSRGLQFLYAGQKVEVAGRASAATAASAALSLRGPEVVR, encoded by the coding sequence ATAGCGGCTTACTTGATCGGGCAGTGCCATCCGTTGACGACTTTTTCTCTTGCAACGCAGTTGCGTGCGCTTTGCCGTGCCTGCGGAATATTCCGACCGCTGAATTTCAACACCTTCCACCCCGCCCTGGCGCTGGGCCTTGTTTCGCTGCTCTCACTCAGCGCCTGCTCTGCCGGAAAGTCCGCAGACAAAGCGCTGGTGCGGGTCGCGGTGCAGCCTGTGACGGCCATGAATATCACCAACAGCGTGGTCCTGACCGGCGATATTCAGGCGCGCAAGGTGACCGAGCAAGCTTTTCGGGTGTCCGGCAAGCTGGTCAAACGCTACGTGGATGTCGGGGACCGGGTGCGCGCCAATCAAGTGCTGGCCAGGCTGGACCCACGCGAACAGAAGAACGATCTGGCCTCTGTCAACGCTGAGGTCGCGGTTCGGGAATCACGCCTGCACCTGGCAGAGCAGAATTATCAGCGTCAGCAAATACTGCTTCCCAAAGGCTATACCAACCTCAGCGAGTACCAGAAAGCCCGCTCGGGCCTGGACAGCGCTCGCGGGGATCTGGCCGCTTTGCAAGCGCAACGGGCCACTGCGCGTGATCAGGTGGGTTACACCGAACTGGTCGCAGTGGCCAATGGCGTCATCACCGCCCGGCACGCCGAAGAAGGCCAAGTGGTACAAGCCGCCACACCGGTGTTCAGCCTCGCCCACGACGGCGAGCGCGAAGCCGTGTTCTTTGCCTACGAGTCGCTGTTGCGCAGCGATCAGACCGGCGTGTCAATCACGGTGAGCCCGCTGGGTCAGCCGAATATCCGGCTGAGCGGTGTCATCCGCGAAATCACCCCTATCGTGTCTGCCGCCAACGGAACGTTGCGGGTGCGGGTGGCATTGCCGGACGACGCCACCGTCCCTGCGCTGGGCAGCGTGGTCAGCGCACGCCTTGAAACCCGCTCGCAGTCAGCGTTTGCCCTGCCCTGGTCGGCGTTGAGCCGCACACAGGGCAAGCCTGCGGTATGGCTGGTTGATGAGCAGGCGACAGTCCGGCTGGCGCCTGTGAAAGTGCTCCGTTACGAACAGGGCCAGGTGCTGGTTTCCGAAGGGTTGTCCGAGGGCGATCAAGTGGTTTCCCGAGGGCTGCAATTTCTCTACGCCGGGCAAAAGGTCGAGGTGGCCGGACGCGCCTCGGCCGCAACAGCGGCGTCAGCGGCGCTCTCGCTGCGTGGCCCGGAGGTGGTCCGATGA
- a CDS encoding alpha/beta fold hydrolase, which yields MGAQSKILSVGEYKVYTETYWKNSDAKTILLVNGALSTTGSFGQTVKYLQPHYNLVLFDLPFSGQSRAHNSDDMIVSKEDEVKILLQLIDLYQVNYLLSVSWGGVSALLALAECPASVEKAIISSFSPVLNEPMLDYIDNAQVYLAAREKRKIGALLNDTVGKYLPRLFKLYNYKHLISLAEHEYAQIDFHISQIRTLSASNYVERFSSIKIPVLFINGEKDEYTTVEDARMFSNYIAKSSFNVVPDTGHFLDLESKAAWHHSQKTALQFLGTEARSEVWPSVTAMA from the coding sequence ATGGGCGCACAATCAAAGATTTTAAGCGTAGGTGAGTACAAGGTTTACACCGAGACTTACTGGAAAAACAGCGACGCCAAGACCATCTTGCTCGTCAACGGCGCACTGTCGACAACCGGCTCTTTCGGACAGACAGTCAAGTACCTGCAACCCCACTACAACTTGGTGTTGTTCGACCTGCCTTTTTCGGGGCAATCCCGGGCACATAACTCGGATGACATGATCGTCAGCAAGGAAGATGAAGTAAAAATCCTTCTCCAGTTGATCGATCTGTACCAGGTCAACTACCTGCTTTCAGTGTCGTGGGGCGGTGTCTCGGCCCTGCTGGCGCTTGCCGAATGCCCGGCATCCGTTGAAAAGGCGATCATCAGCTCGTTTTCGCCGGTCCTCAACGAACCCATGCTCGACTACATCGACAACGCTCAGGTGTACCTCGCCGCCCGCGAGAAACGCAAGATCGGCGCACTGCTCAACGACACCGTTGGCAAGTACCTGCCTCGCCTGTTCAAGCTCTACAACTACAAGCATCTGATCAGTCTCGCCGAACACGAGTACGCGCAGATCGACTTCCATATCAGCCAGATTCGCACACTAAGTGCCAGTAACTACGTCGAGCGTTTTTCATCGATCAAGATCCCGGTGTTGTTCATCAACGGCGAGAAGGATGAATACACCACCGTCGAAGATGCCCGCATGTTTTCCAATTACATTGCCAAAAGCAGCTTCAACGTAGTTCCGGACACCGGGCACTTTCTGGATTTGGAAAGCAAGGCGGCCTGGCACCATTCGCAAAAAACGGCACTGCAGTTTCTGGGCACCGAAGCCAGAAGCGAAGTGTGGCCCAGCGTCACTGCGATGGCATGA